The following are encoded in a window of Rosa chinensis cultivar Old Blush chromosome 4, RchiOBHm-V2, whole genome shotgun sequence genomic DNA:
- the LOC112196422 gene encoding protein LIFEGUARD 4-like, with product MGLPQFMKSTDVEAQKNGQLYPNQMETPQLRWAFIRKVYSIICCQLALTVAVAAVVVTVKEISKFFHTLEGLITFVCLIILTVAIAISLWWLHNKHPWNYLLLILFTFAEAIVIGVCCSFKQGKVVMLAVILTLTVVVGLTAYTFWAVKRGADFAFLGPFLFAASLMLFTFALIQIFLPMGPLSKTIFAALSGILACAYIVYDTDNIIKRLSYDEYIMGALNIYSDIVMLFLSILRLLG from the exons ATGGGTTTACCACAGTTCATGAAGAGTACCGACGTAGAGGCCCAAAAAAATGGCCAACTTTACCCTAATCAGATGGAGACGCCTCAGCTCCGCTGGGCCTTCATCCGCAAGGTTTACAGCATTATCTGCTGCCAGCTGGCTCTCACCGTCGCAGTCGCCGCCGTCGTGGTCACTGTCAAAGAGATTTCCAAGTTCTTCCATACGTTAGAAGGACTAATCACCTTCGTATGCCTCATCATCCTTACCGTAGCCA TTGCTATTTCGTTGTGGTGGTTGCACAACAAGCATCCTTGGAATTATTTGCTGCTTATTTTGTTTACCTTTGCTGAGGCGATTGTGATCGGGGTCTGTTGTTCATTTAAACAAG GGAAGGTTGTCATGCTGGCTGTGATTCTGACGCTGACGGTGGTTGTTGGCTTAACTGCATACACATTCTGGGCAGTTAAAAGAGGAGCGGATTTCGCCTTCCTTGGACCATTTTTATTCGCTGCATCGCTCATGCTTTTTACTTTTGCCCTCATTCAG ATTTTCTTACCTATGGGGCCGTTATCGAAGACTATATTTGCAGCCTTGTCAGGGATTCTGGCCTGTGCTTATATTGTATACGACACAGACAACATCATCAAGCGCCTGAGCTACGATGAGTACATCATGGGAGCTCTCAATATATATTCCGATATTGTCATGCTGTTTCTGTCAATTCTACGTTTGCTCGGTTAA